The genomic segment TAGTGGTATGACATTTCAATAAAGCAGGCATTGATCTAAACactgtatattgtgtgtgtctttacagtGAAACTACATATTAGTCCCTGGTGTTTCACGGTAAAAGGAGGAAGGGAAAGTGTTGGAAAAAGGCACGTCCTCTTCTTCCGCAGATAGAAAGTAATCATTCAGGAGCCGTTTACTGTGatggatgacagaaaaaaaggagtcaAAAGTACTGTACAATGTGTCTGTACGAATACATCCAATCTTGTTTTCTACATCCCTTGTGTGTATTTGAACCTGAAGTATAGCAATGTGGACATGAAGggtataatttttaaattttgatcaCAAGTACATTGTGTCCACAGCCTACTTTACCATGGTAGAAATAATCAAAGGTTCAGTACCTTAGTTGGAACTACTGCATTTGCATCCTAAGAGGACGTCGCTTACCCTGAgtagcaaaatttaaaaatccatgttaaagaatgtgtatgtgtatttttttttggggggggggggtacattACATATGTAGTTATACTAAAGTATCCTGATAATGAAAATTGGTCAGTTCAACTCTTTCCATTACACTGTTAGAATTGTGTTCTTGTCACTTATATACTgatcaacaataacaatataattataataataacaaagttATCTGGTACCTCAGAAGCAGGGGCATCGTCATCATTTGGAGATGGGATGATTCTACCACTCATGGGCCCTACTCCCAGCACCTTTGGCCTCTTTTCTACTTTAGGGGTTCCTTCcagaacaacaacaatgtaCTCTCTCTTAGGATCTTCTGCCAAGGACTCCACAGGGGCTGTAGCTGCTTCTTCCACCACAGGGCTGGCTACTTCTTCAGTGAGGGCTGCTGCAACTTCTTCCACAGATGTGGTGGTGACTAGTTCTTCATCTATAGCTGTGGTAATATCAGGTTCTACTGGGGCCAGTGACTTTCGTGTCACTGGTCTAGCCTCTACTGGTGCAGGGATTTGTTCTACCACTAGTGCACAAGGCTCAACAACCAGTGCAGGGGTTTCTTCTACCACTGGTGCACAAGCGTCAATAACTGGTGCAAGGTTCTGTTCTACTGGTATAGCCTCTACTGGTGCTGGGGCCTCCTCAACAGTTGGTGTAGGGGCCTCTTCAATCACTGGTACAACCTCCACCAGTGTGGGAGCCTCTTCGACCACTGGTGCAGCCTCCACCGGTGCGGGGGCCTCTTCGACCCCTGGTGCAGCCTCCACCGGTGCGGGGGCCTCCTCGACCGCTGGTGCAGCCTCCACCGGTGTTGCCTCTACTGGTGCAGGGGTTTCTTCTGCCACTGGTACAGAAGCATCACCAGCCAGTGCAAGGCTCTCTTCTACTGGTACAACCTCTACTGGTACTGGGGTTTCTACAACAAGTGGTGTAACCTCTACTGGTGCCGGGGCCTCTTCAGTCACTGGTGCAACCTCCACCAGTGCGGCAGCCTCCTCGACCACTGGTGCAGTATACACTGGTGCATGGGCCTC from the Xiphias gladius isolate SHS-SW01 ecotype Sanya breed wild chromosome 23, ASM1685928v1, whole genome shotgun sequence genome contains:
- the mgarpa gene encoding fibrous sheath CABYR-binding protein isoform X2, with amino-acid sequence MFSCRAAWQRCGLTARRAAYRLPRDVVQRRQMSSVPGGSGENIVYAVLCGGAFVGAVSYAYITVSSDSARYNDRIAEIKARPKKDWVPKPWPPKSKDDEEGGDEEEVAEATSGEAVVGEEETAAAADIDAETVVEAVADVVAEAAEVVAEVAEVVAEAAQEVECVAEEVAQVSETVEEAAQAVAKPAAVVAEDPESNVLLSAASTLEVPKIVEVKEELAPSDVKVAPKQVSPSPIKAKPVEEIASVEEVMKPPEEIPVPVEPASTEKEPAEESPSPVGVTPAEEAHAPVYTAPVVEEAAALVEVAPVTEEAPAPVEVTPLVVETPVPVEVVPVEESLALAGDASVPVAEETPAPVEATPVEAAPAVEEAPAPVEAAPGVEEAPAPVEAAPVVEEAPTLVEVVPVIEEAPTPTVEEAPAPVEAIPVEQNLAPVIDACAPVVEETPALVVEPCALVVEQIPAPVEARPVTRKSLAPVEPDITTAIDEELVTTTSVEEVAAALTEEVASPVVEEAATAPVESLAEDPKREYIVVVLEGTPKVEKRPKVLGVGPMSGRIIPSPNDDDAPASE
- the mgarpa gene encoding fibrous sheath CABYR-binding protein isoform X1; translated protein: MFSCRAAWQRCGLTARRAAYRLPRDVVQRRQMSSVPGGSGENIVYAVLCGGAFVGAVSYAYITVSSDSARYNDRIAEIKARPKKDWVPKPWPPKSKDDEEGGDEEEVAEATSGEAVVGEEETAAAADIDAETVVEAVADVVAEAAEVVAEVAEVVAEAAQEVECVAEEVAQVSETVEEAAQAVAKPAAVVAEDPESNVLLSAASTLEVPKIVEVKEELAPSDVKVAPKQVSPSPIKAKPVEEIASVEEVMKPPEEIPVPVEPASTEKEPAEESPSPVGVTPAEEAHAPVYTAPVVEEAAALVEVAPVTEEAPAPVEVTPLVVETPVPVEVVPVEESLALAGDASVPVAEETPAPVEATPVEAAPAVEEAPAPVEAAPGVEEAPAPVEAAPVVEEAPTLVEVVPVIEEAPTPTVEEAPAPVEAIPVEQNLAPVIDACAPVVEETPALVVEPCALVVEQIPAPVEARPVTRKSLAPVEPDITTAIDEELVTTTSVEEVAAALTEEVASPVVEEAATAPVESLAEDPKREYIVVVLEGTPKVEKRPKVLGVGPMSGRIIPSPNDDDAPASEGKRRPLRMQMQ